From the Paraflavitalea soli genome, the window TGCTTTCCAGGCTGTATACAAAGTATTGATGAGCCCCCGCTGTATGAATTGTCACCCCAAAGGCTATAGTCCCTTACAGGGCGATGACAGCCACCCCCACACGATGGATGTTACCCGCGGGCCTGATGGCAAAGGCGTATATGCCCTGAAATGCGCCAACTGTCACCAAACCACCAATACGCCAGGATTGAACATGCCGCCGGGCAACCCTGCCTGGCACCTGCCACCGGCGGATATGCCCATGGTATTTGAAGGTAAATCCCCGCGGGAACTGGCCCTGCAGTTGAAAGATCCCAATAAGAATGGTCATAAAACATTGCAGCAACTGATCACCCATGTATCGAAAGACGCCCTGGTATTGTGGGGATGGGCGCCGGGTGATGGGAGAACCAAACCTCCTTTGGATCATGCGCAATTCGTTGCGCAATTTCGGGAATGGGTGGCAAAAGGAGCGGTAGTTCCTGATTGATCCCTTATCTTTATTGCCACACATTTTCAACCACATATGAAATCCTCCTTTTTTGTTCTGCTCCTTGCCCTGGTTGTTTGCGCCGGTTGTAAGACCACCAAAACCAGTACCGACGGCGCTAAATGGATATCCCTCTTTAATGGCAAAGACCTCAACGACTGGTTTGTGAAGATCCAGCACCATGAAGTAGGTGACAATTTTGGCAATACCTTCCGCATAGAGGACAGCATGATCCGCGTAAAGTATGACCAGTATGGCGATTTCAACGACCAGTTTGGTCACCTCTATTATAAAATACCCTTTTCTTATTATCACCTCAAACTGGAATACCGCTTTGTAGGTGAACTCCAAAAGGGCGCACCCGATTATACCCTGCGCAACAGCGGTGTGATGTATCATTCACAGGATCCACGCACCATGCCCAAAGAACAGGACTGGCCCATCTCCATCGAAATGCAATTCCTCGGCGGATTGGGCGATGGCAAACCAAGAAGCACCGGCAATATGTGTTCACCCGGCACACATATCGTGTACCAGGGCAAACTGGATACCCGCCATTGTATCAACTCCACGTCCAAAACCTATGATGGCGATCAGTGGGTGCGTGCCGAACTGATCGTGCTGGGCGATTCGCTGATCACCCATATTATCAATGGCGATACCGTGATGCAATATTCCAAACCCCAGATAGGTGGTCCCGTAGTCAACCGGTACGATCCGGCCATCAAGCAGGATGGTAAACTATTGAACAGCGGCTTTATAGCCCTGCAAAGTGAAGGACAGCCCGTAGATTTCAGGAGGATTCAGCTATTGGACCTTTCTGCAACCAAGCCTCGTTAGGGGCTGACATAGGTCAGCACCGTTACCCCACAATCAAATGGCTGTGTATTGACCAGGCGCAGGTTCAACTTCGATGCAGGGTCCTTAAAGATAGACAGGCCACTGCCAAGCACAACCGGATTCACGAATAAATGAAACTCATCGATCAGCCCTGCTTCTACCAGGGATGAGACGAAGCTGGCCCCGCCATATACGACCAGGTCCTTCCCGGGCTGCTTCTTCAATGCATTGACCTCCGTGGCCAGATCGCCTTTGGCCAGACGGGTGTTATCCCAGGTAGATTGACTGAGTGTTTTGGTAAACACGACTTTGGAAGCATCGGTAATCGCTTTCGCAAACGGGTATTGAGGATCGACGGTATTGGCTGCTACCCTGCCCCAATGCCCGATAAAACCTTCCTGTGCCATTTTCCGGCTCAGCAATACCGTATCAATAGTATCATGGAATTGAATGAAATGTTTCCGCAATGCCTCATCCCAGGTCCACTCAGGCCCCCAGTTCCATACCAGCCAATCCGTTCTATCCTTGAGATCGCCTACAAAACCATCCACCGAGGTTTGCATCTGTAGCTTCAATTTTTTCATGGCCAACCGTTGTTTATTATTTCCACCAAAAGTACCGGTAAGCCGGTACTGCCGGGGGGTGTTAACACGACTTTAGACAGGGGTATTTGCGTCATGTGTCACTTTTACATACAAACTATACAAAAGAAATAACTTTCAGAATATTTTGAAAGTTTAATATAGTCTACTACCTTTGTCTTGTCAACACGTTCTAATACCAACTACCTAAAATACACCTGGTATGAACACCATCGCCTACATTCTCTACCTCTTCATTACTTATATCATTACTGTGCGGGTGGGCTTTATTTTTTACCGCAATGGCCGTGTGTTTATCCTGGAGCTGCTGCACCGGGATGTACAGCTGACGGATTTTATCAACCGCATCTTACTCACCGGCTATTACCTGCTCAACCTGGGGTATGCCGCCCTGATGCTGCGTAGCTGGGATACCATCCATACCTGGACCGCCTTACTGCTCAGTATAGTAACCATGACGGGAAAGATCATGCTCACACTGGCCGTGATCCATTTTTGTAATATGACCGTCATCTATTTTTTCGGAAAAAGGAATAACCATTTTGTTAACTCTAAAATATAGTGATATGAACACCTCCTACAATTTCATGGCTTATCTTATCTACCTGCCCGTAGTCATTGTCCTTACCTGGTATGTAGCCCATACCCTGTTCAAGAACAGTAAAGTATTTATGCTGGACATTTTCAATGGCAAGGCCGAGATCGCCGTAGCTACCAATAAGTTGTTTGAGACCGGTTTCTACCTGCTCAACCTGGGCTTTGCGTTCTGGGTAATGGAGATCACCAATGATATATTGGCCACCCGCAGTATGCTCGAGATACTGAGCGCCAAGATCGGCGGCTATTGTATTTACCTTGGCATCAGCCTGTTCTTCAACCTCTACCTCTTTTTCCGGGGCCGCAGGATCTCGAAAGAGAAGTCAAGACAGGTAACACAGGTACCCATTCCCCAGGCATAGTCTGAATATAAATGCAATAAGGGATTACCTGTATCCCTTATTGCATTTTTGCCTTTCGCTCGCAGCTCGTAGCTCAAAGCTCGCAGCTGACCTTTTGATCCACATCAAAAAAACCGCCATAGCAGGCAGTAAACGGCAATTAACACACGCACCTGATAATAGTTAAAAGCTACTTTCGTTTGTATATAAGCGAAGCCAGGTAAGCAACGGGGTTCGCCAACCTGCTATCCTTAACCTTTTGTCCTATGAAAAAGTATTACCTGTACAATGGCAGCCGCCAATACGGGCCTTTTAGTTATGCCGAGCTCAAACACCAGCACCTGCTCCGCAGCACACCCGTCTGGTATGAAGGGTTGAATGAATGGGTGCCGGCCGGTTCAGTAGAGGAACTCCAGGCCATCGTGCCGGCCGCCTGTCCCCCACCCTTTATTGTCTCCAATGCCGATACGGGAACCTCTCCCAGGCCCTTTCCCGGCCCCGCTACCTCACGTATCAACACCCGGTTCCGCAACAGGGTATTGTTTATCTCCTGCCTCATTGTATGCCTGCTGGTAGTGCTAACAATTGTGGCTATTAGCTTATGGTAGGCCATTTATAGCTCATTTTGGTGGATATCAGCAAATTACTTATTTTCACATTGGTTAATGTGTAAAATAAGTTATGAATATTCCGGGAACGTTTCTATATTAGCGCCCTTGATATTCTAACGTCCTTTTATCCTATCTGACCTCAGAATCCATCTCCTCCGCTGAACCGTATCTCCAACCACCAAAAATCAAGCTATGCTTAAACTCTACCCAAGCGTAAAGAGATGTGCTATTCTCTTGTTTAGTGCTTTTATTGCCTCACCAGCCTTCACGGCCACTTTTACAGTAACAAATACCAACAGCAGCGGTGCCGGCTCCCTGGCACAAGCCATTACGGATGCCAACAACAATGCCGGGCCCGACGATATTCAATTCAATATAGCAGGCGCCGGCCCCTTTACCATCAACCTGGCAGCCGCATTGCCGGTTATCGGTGCAGGTGGTCTCACCATTAATGGCTATACACAAACAGGTGCGGTACAAGGCCTCATTGCCACCCGCACCATTCAGATCAATATCAATGCAGCAGGCGCTGGCGGCAACGCTTTTACGATTGATGCTGACAATGTGACCATTGCCGGTTTAGCTATCTATAGTGCACCGGGATATGGTATCAAGGTCAATCCCAACGGCGTAGACAATGTAAACATCTGGGGTAACTATATTGGCACCAACAGTACCGGACTCGCAACCGGCCTGGGCAATATTGCCGGCGGTATTGATGTAAACAATGGCAGCAGCTTCACTCCCTCCACCAATATTATTGTAGGTACAAATGGAGATGGCACCAATGATGCCAATGAAGGCAACCTGATCACCAGCAGCGCAAGTCCTACTACCAATAATGGCGATGGCGTATTGTTCTGGCGTTGCACCGGCAGCATCATTGCCGGCAATATCATCGGGCTGGATAAAAATGGTAGCGGTACAGGCTTTGGACACTCCAGGGATGGTGTAATTATTACCGTTTTTTCTACCAACAATACCATTGGCACCAATGGCAATGGCACCAGTGACGCCCTCGAAAAAAACATTATCTGCGCCAACGCCGGTCGCGGCATATTGGTCGGCGCCAGCTCCAATAACAATGTGATCGCCGGAAACTCCATTGGCATCGATGGTACCAATGGACCGGCAGGCAATGGTACACAAGGTATCGAGATCCTCAACAGCTCCAATAACCGCATTGGTACCGATGGTATCGGCGCCAATGGTGATGAAGGCAATGCGATTTCCGACAATGGCCAGGCCGGCATCCGGATCAACAGCGCCAGCTTCTTCGGCTTTGAAGCCTCCTCCAATGACAATACCATTGCCGGTAATTTTATTGGGATCTTCGGTAACGGTGGCAATGGCATCGAGCTACTGGCTTCCTTTAGTCCTTTTACCGTCAATAACAATATTATCGGGTCCAACCGTGATGGCACAGGGGATGTCGATGAAGGGAATACGATCATCAACAATACGCTGAACGGTATTTTTGCTTCCATGCCCGGTGCCGGCACAGCCATTACCGGCAACAAGTTCTCCGGCAACGCTATTTATGACAATGGTTTGCTGGGTATTGACCTGGCGGGTGGCACAGAAGTCAGCGGCGTAACAGCCAATGACGATGGAGATGCTGACGCCGGCGCCAACGACCTGCTCAATGCGCCCGTGATCACTTCTATACAAATAGATGGCAGCGACGTCGTAATAACCGGATACAGCCGCCCCAATAGTATCATTGAATTTTATATTCCCGATGCTGCTCCTACACCCAACCCCCTGCCCGGCGGTTTTACCAAAAGCTTTGGCCAGGGTGAGACTTATGTAACACGTGCACGCGAAGGAGCTACCTTCAATGGAATTACTGATACGGATGCAGGCACAGGCTCTTATACAGGTGCAGAGGAAGGTGTAGGCGGAGCTGGTACAATTACCGAGAATAAATTCAGCTTCCGTATTCCGCTTGCTTCGATACCTGTGACTATTACAGCCGGCACCCGGCTCACCTCCATTGCTTCCCTGAATCCTTTCGGCGCAGGCAGCACTTCCGAATTTGGCGGCGTTTCCGTAGCCTCCAACCTGCCTGTTCATTTCACTTCCTTCAACGGACGTGTAAAAGACGGCCAATCACTCCTCACCTGGACCACCGCCGAAGAACAGAACAACAGTTATTTTGAAGTACAGAAGAGCGCTAACGGCAGCACTTATACCAGCATTGGAAAAGTAAGCCCCAAAGGCGGACACACCAATCAATACGAATTCACCGACGGATCAACCCTCGCCAGCATCAACTACTATCGCCTGAAGCAGGTAGACCTCGACGGCAGGTTTATGTACAGCAAAGTACTGATCCTCAGAAACAACCTGGAGAAGTTCTCCGTAAAAGCTGGTCCTAATCCATTTGCAGGCAACATCAGCCTCTTCTACCAACTGGAAAAAGACGAAGCCCTCCAGATACGTTTGTATGACCAGGGCGGCCGTACCGTGAAGCAATACACTACACGTGGCGGAGCCGGTGTCAACACCTACAATATCACCGATCTCAACAACCTGCCCAAGGGCAATTATACCCTGGAGCTGACCGGCGAAACCGTGAAGCACAGGCAGCAGGTGATCAAACAATAAGATTTAACACTTATTAATATACTATAAAGGCTCCCAATCCGGGAGCCTTTTGTATATTGGGACGGTAACCCCTTAACTAATAACAATATGAATTCCTCTACCAAACTACTTTGCCTGGCAATTGCTATTGCCACCCTGTCCAGTTGTGCTTCCATCGTTAGTAAAAGTAATTGGCCCGTTACCTTTCATTCCAATCCCGTAGGCGCCAATATTACCATTACCAATAAAAAAGGTATTGAAGTGTATTCCGGTAAAACGCCTGCTACCATGAAATTGAAATCAGGCTCAGGCTTCTTTGGCAAAGAATCCTACACCGTAGTGCTCAATTTAGATGGCTATGAAGCCAAAACGCTCAAGCTCGATTGTAAACTGAACGGTTGGTATTTTGGCAACATCCTGTTTGGAGGATTGATCGGCTTGCTCATTGTAGATCCCGCTACCGGCGCCATGTACAAGCTTGACAAAGATTTTATTGAAGAAACATTGAGCAAAGGCCCCGCTGCCACTACCCAGGCTACCGGCAACCAGCCTTCCCTGCAAATATTGAACAAAGACGAAGTGCCTGCCAGTTGGTCCAGCCACATGGTTAAGTTGTAACCTGAATGCTGTTTGAAAAATACTAAAGGCTGCCTGAACATTGATTCTGGCAGCCTTTTGCTATATCAGCGACTTATTGCCGATTGCCGACTGCCGATTCACGATTTCACCATTCCGTCAATTCGTTTCATGAGTTCCATACAAGCCCGGCCATTGTGGTAAGGACATTTCCACAGGCCGGCCTTATCTTCCCACGACATGATCGTCTTGTCTGTGCCGGAGGCCTCATTGAGCACGCCCCAGCGCCACTCGCCAAATTCCGTATCGATCATATTTTCCCGGATAAACTCCCAGTTGTTGAGCGTATGTTGCAGGAAAATGTTGTCACTACTCATTTGCCAGGCATGAAAGAAACCTACCAGCGCTTCTGCCTGCGGCCACCAATGCTTTTCTTTTACCCATAAGTTGGTAGCACTATCCTGCTCATACCACATGCCTCCATCAAAATCCAATCCCCGGGCAGCTGCATAAGCCATTTGCAGGGCTACCTTCTTCACCCGGATGATCAGCTCACCATCGGAAACGATATTCGCCGCTTCCACCAATAACCACGAAGCTTCTATATCATGCCCAAAAGAGACGATCGTACTCCGGGCATGCCAATGCTCATCAAAGAACAATATTTGGTGGTGGCTGACAGGATGAATGATATGGTCCAGGAAATTATTGATCAGGCGGGTAATTTGCCGCCGCAAACCATCATCGGGCCATATTGCATAAAGATTCGTATAAGCTTCCAATACATGCAGGTGCGTGTTCATGGACTTTTGCTCATTGGCATCCTTCGCGCTTAACCGCAGATCCTTCATCGGTTGCCACTCCCGGTCAAAGGCTTCCAGGTAGCCTTCCCGCTCCCGGTCATAGCTGTATCGCTCGATGAGCGTGTACAATTCGATCGCCCGGTCCTTCACCAATTCCTGCCGGGAAGCTTTATAATATTCGCAGAAAGCATACAAAGTGAAGGCCTGCGCATACACCTGCTTTTTCGTATCGAAGGGGTGACCGGCATGGTCTACCGTCCAGTAAACACCACCCATTACTTCGTCGGCAAAATGCATGACAATATATTCATAAGCCCTGGTAGCCATGGCCAGGTAGGGCTGATGCTGCGTACGATTCCAGGCAGCGGAAAATGCCCATAGAATGCGGCTGTTCAGCACACTCCCTTTGGGGGCCAGGATATCAATAGTGTTGTGGTGATCAATACTGCCATAAAAACCGCCATACTGCTCGTCCTGGGCATGGTCTATCCACCAGGAAAGAATGGAACGGAATTCTTGTTCGATCTCGCGGCGGAATACGAATAACTGGTGACGTACAGGCTCGTCCTGTATAACAGGGGTTGTCATGCGTAAATATAAGTAATGAAATAGTAAACCAATAAGTACAACTACGGTGTTGGAACCCGCGGTAGCAGAATTTGATTTTAATCAGTTCAAAATTATCCACGCCCTGCATCAGCAGCAAACAAGCATTGATTATCAACCCTTCACATCATGGTATTTTTCCGGCAGTCCCCTCCCTGTCCAGTGTTACGCCATCACTTTGCTGGTCCAGGTAAGATTGGTTCCCTTCAATAATATGGACCAGGGTTTCGGCAGAACTGGCAGACCGGAGACCATCGGGTGGCGTATGCATGACGTAATCGGTAAGCTGTTCAATAGTAGAGGTAGCCACATGCAGGCGCGTATCGGAGGAGGCATAATAAATGAATACTTTTCCATCCTCATCGGCGATCCAGCCGTTGCAGAACAATACATTGGACACATCGCCTACCCTTTCCTCCCCTTCCGGCGCCATAAAATAACCCGCAGGCTTGTAGATCACTTTGGTGATATCCTGCAGGTCCGTCATGAAGAGGTACAAAACATAGCGCAGCCCTGCGGCCGTATGCCGCACCCCATGCGCCATATGCAGCCATCCGGCGGAGGTTTTCAGCGGTTCGGGGCCTAGGCCATTCTTGGCCTCATACACCGTATGGTATCGTTTTTGATCGATCACCACCTCTTCTGTGATGATGGCCTGTTCGATCGTCTTGCTCAATCCAAAACCAATACCGCCGCCGCTGCCGGCATTGATGAACCCATCCTGCGGACGCGTATAAAAAGCATACTGGCCATTCACCAGTTCAGGATGCAGCACCACATTGCGCTGCTGGGGTGATGGTGTCTGCAGGTCCGGCAGTCGTTCCCAGTTCACCAGGTCTTTCGTACGGGCTATACCACACTGCGCAATAGCCGCCGACTGATCCGCTTCCGGCGCCCTGGGGTCCCTGCGCTCCGTACAGAAAATGCCATACACCCATCCATCTTCATGCTGCACCACCCGCATATCATAAATATTAGTATCCGGTATTTCTGTTTCAGGCATCTGGATGGGATAATCCCAAAACCTGAAACCATCAATGCCATTATCACTTTCCGCTACTGCAAAAAAAGATTTCCGGTCCAGTCCTTCCACCCGGGCGATCACCATGTACTTCCCCTTCCATTTGATAGCACCGGCATTGAACACCGCATTGATGCCAAAGCGTTCCATCAGGTGCGGATTGGTGCCATAGTTTAAGTCATACCGCCAGAAGATCGGCGTATGCTGGTGCGTAAGCACCGCATGCCTGTACCGGCGGTAAATACCATTGAACGATTCCATGGCCTCATTGGGTACGCGGATCAATTGCTCATAACTACTTTCCAACTGCTCTAATCTCTTTAGAAATGCTTTATACATCTTGCATCATTTAATTGAGAACATCATTTTCATATTTTTCAATCCCGCATATTCAGTCTACTCAAAGCTGTGAACCACAAGTTACGAGCCACGAGCTGCGAGCTTCGAGCGAATACAAGCGAAACCTTCTTGCTCGCAGCTCGTAGCTCACAGCTCGAAGCTGTTTAATCCTCCAGTTTATCCCACCAGGTCCTTTTCAGTATCAGTACAATCACTAATAATATTCCTATTGTAATCAGCAACGGCAACTTCAGCCACAATACGATGTACATGGGCAGCAGCGTAAGACAACATTGCGCTACAATACCCAGCACTACATTGAACATATCCAGTTTAAAGCGCCTGTTGGGCACAAAGGCCGGATCTGCTGCTACTACCAGTGCATGTACCGGCTGCCAGAAACCCCAGGGCTTTACCGTTCTGTAAAAGGTCTTTAATATTTCCATATCAGTAGCAGGCGCCGTATACGTGCCCACGATGCTGCCCGCCAGCGAGATCACAAACAACCAGGGCCAGTAATAGAGATCGAGGCCGCCAACCAGCTTGGGAAAGATCAACGCCGCCACAATGCCGCTGGTCATGCCCCAGAAAAAACCATGTGCATTGAAGCGCCACCAATACCACTTGAGCATATTGGCGGCTATGTAACCGCCGTACAGTCCGCCCACGATCCATTGCAATACACTGTTTACATTTTTGGCAAAGAACCCCAGCGCCACCCCAATCGTCACCACCACAATACCCGCCAGGTAATTCATAGAGATCACCCGCTTGTTCGGCGCCTGCGGGTCCACATATTTCAGGTAGATATCGTTGACGATATACGCCTGTGCAGCATTGAGCGTTCCGGAAAAAGTACCCATGAAGGCCCCCAGCAAGCCCGTCAATACCAGTCCCAGGATACCCACCGGTAAAAAGGCATTGATGGTGGCAGGCAGCACTTTTTCGAAATCCGTTCCCCCGGCAGTATCTCCCAGGTCCAGCTGATGATAATACAACAAGGCCAATACCGTGAGCCCGATGATCATCGAGTAACGAATGGGCAGCAGGATGATCGATACAAAGCCACTCATTTTCGAAGCCTCGCGCGGTGAGCGCGTAGACAATACTTTCTGCATATCATAATTGGGCGCAGGTCCTGCCAGGCTGGCCAGCACCCCTTTGAACAACATCATCATAAAGAATATCCCAAAGAGACCAAAACCATCCTCACTGATCTTTTTATTCGCATCTGGTATGATCTGCCTCCAGTCGAGGTCCAGCTTCCAGCCAAAGGCGGGCGTTTCCCAGCCGGCCGGCACCGTCAAGGTTTTTCCATGTAAATGGATCATAGCGATCACCGCAATGGAGATACAAGCCACCGTCATCACACAATACTTGATCACATCACCCAGCACGATACTGTGCATGCCACCCAGTATAGAATAGAACATGGCAAAGAGCGTGAAGATGATGCCATAGAAATGCGGCACAAATTCACGCGAGATGGCAAAGGGTACATAGTCTTTTACCAGGTCCCAGGGCACAAAGATCTCAATGAACTTACCCAGTCCCACAAAGCCATAGGCCAGGAAACCAAAACAGCTCAGCAGCGCAAAGGCCACTGTAATATTGTGCGACCCTCTTACCCCTTTCCCACTGCTGCCAAACCGCGTAGCCAGCCATTCGGCGCCCGTAGTGGCATTGGAGCGGCGCAGCCACTTAGACAGGAACATCATCATAAACACCTGGTTGAATACCGGCCATAGCCAGGGTATCCAAAGACTTTTCATGCCATATACAAAACAAAGCGCCACCATCCACATCGTGCCGCTGATATCGAACATGTCCGAGGCATCGCTGAGTCCGAGCATATACCAGGGCAGTTTCTTACCACCCATCAGGTAGTTTTCCTTGTTGGTCCGCGCCTTCTTTCTAAGTACCCAGCCTATCACGACCATCGTAACGAGATAGGCTACAATAATGCTAATGTCCAATACGGTTAACTTCATACGGTGCTATTCATTTAATTGATGTCAGGCTGAGCTTGTTGAAGCCCGTCAACAGGGTGGGTCGCCCTTTCGGGGCGGCTCACCCTGATCCCGACAACCTACCTCAATTTATACATTTCCGGCACCTGATTGCCCATTATGATAGAAGCGCTTTTAGCAAGTTGATCCTGAACATCCATTTTTTGTCATCCCGAATCCCTCTTTTTTGTCATCTCGAATCCTCCTTATTTGTCATCTCGAACGAAGCGCAGCGTAGTGAGAGATCTGCTTGCGAAGCAAACGTTCTCTTCGATAACAGATTTCTCCCTGCGGTCGAAATGACAAAGTAGGAAGAAACGTAACACCCTTTTTTGTCATCCCGAATACTACTTTTTGTCATCCCGAATCCTCCTTCTTTGTCATCCCGAATCCCTCTTTTTGTCATCTCGAATCCTCCTTATTTGTCATCTCGAACGAAGCGCAGCGTAGTGAGAGATCCGCTTGCGAAGCAAACGTGTAT encodes:
- a CDS encoding 3-keto-disaccharide hydrolase, which gives rise to MKSSFFVLLLALVVCAGCKTTKTSTDGAKWISLFNGKDLNDWFVKIQHHEVGDNFGNTFRIEDSMIRVKYDQYGDFNDQFGHLYYKIPFSYYHLKLEYRFVGELQKGAPDYTLRNSGVMYHSQDPRTMPKEQDWPISIEMQFLGGLGDGKPRSTGNMCSPGTHIVYQGKLDTRHCINSTSKTYDGDQWVRAELIVLGDSLITHIINGDTVMQYSKPQIGGPVVNRYDPAIKQDGKLLNSGFIALQSEGQPVDFRRIQLLDLSATKPR
- a CDS encoding dihydrofolate reductase family protein, with translation MKKLKLQMQTSVDGFVGDLKDRTDWLVWNWGPEWTWDEALRKHFIQFHDTIDTVLLSRKMAQEGFIGHWGRVAANTVDPQYPFAKAITDASKVVFTKTLSQSTWDNTRLAKGDLATEVNALKKQPGKDLVVYGGASFVSSLVEAGLIDEFHLFVNPVVLGSGLSIFKDPASKLNLRLVNTQPFDCGVTVLTYVSP
- a CDS encoding DUF4339 domain-containing protein, giving the protein MKKYYLYNGSRQYGPFSYAELKHQHLLRSTPVWYEGLNEWVPAGSVEELQAIVPAACPPPFIVSNADTGTSPRPFPGPATSRINTRFRNRVLFISCLIVCLLVVLTIVAISLW
- a CDS encoding T9SS type A sorting domain-containing protein, which encodes MLKLYPSVKRCAILLFSAFIASPAFTATFTVTNTNSSGAGSLAQAITDANNNAGPDDIQFNIAGAGPFTINLAAALPVIGAGGLTINGYTQTGAVQGLIATRTIQININAAGAGGNAFTIDADNVTIAGLAIYSAPGYGIKVNPNGVDNVNIWGNYIGTNSTGLATGLGNIAGGIDVNNGSSFTPSTNIIVGTNGDGTNDANEGNLITSSASPTTNNGDGVLFWRCTGSIIAGNIIGLDKNGSGTGFGHSRDGVIITVFSTNNTIGTNGNGTSDALEKNIICANAGRGILVGASSNNNVIAGNSIGIDGTNGPAGNGTQGIEILNSSNNRIGTDGIGANGDEGNAISDNGQAGIRINSASFFGFEASSNDNTIAGNFIGIFGNGGNGIELLASFSPFTVNNNIIGSNRDGTGDVDEGNTIINNTLNGIFASMPGAGTAITGNKFSGNAIYDNGLLGIDLAGGTEVSGVTANDDGDADAGANDLLNAPVITSIQIDGSDVVITGYSRPNSIIEFYIPDAAPTPNPLPGGFTKSFGQGETYVTRAREGATFNGITDTDAGTGSYTGAEEGVGGAGTITENKFSFRIPLASIPVTITAGTRLTSIASLNPFGAGSTSEFGGVSVASNLPVHFTSFNGRVKDGQSLLTWTTAEEQNNSYFEVQKSANGSTYTSIGKVSPKGGHTNQYEFTDGSTLASINYYRLKQVDLDGRFMYSKVLILRNNLEKFSVKAGPNPFAGNISLFYQLEKDEALQIRLYDQGGRTVKQYTTRGGAGVNTYNITDLNNLPKGNYTLELTGETVKHRQQVIKQ
- a CDS encoding peptidase associated/transthyretin-like domain-containing protein, whose product is MNSSTKLLCLAIAIATLSSCASIVSKSNWPVTFHSNPVGANITITNKKGIEVYSGKTPATMKLKSGSGFFGKESYTVVLNLDGYEAKTLKLDCKLNGWYFGNILFGGLIGLLIVDPATGAMYKLDKDFIEETLSKGPAATTQATGNQPSLQILNKDEVPASWSSHMVKL
- a CDS encoding AGE family epimerase/isomerase, whose product is MTTPVIQDEPVRHQLFVFRREIEQEFRSILSWWIDHAQDEQYGGFYGSIDHHNTIDILAPKGSVLNSRILWAFSAAWNRTQHQPYLAMATRAYEYIVMHFADEVMGGVYWTVDHAGHPFDTKKQVYAQAFTLYAFCEYYKASRQELVKDRAIELYTLIERYSYDREREGYLEAFDREWQPMKDLRLSAKDANEQKSMNTHLHVLEAYTNLYAIWPDDGLRRQITRLINNFLDHIIHPVSHHQILFFDEHWHARSTIVSFGHDIEASWLLVEAANIVSDGELIIRVKKVALQMAYAAARGLDFDGGMWYEQDSATNLWVKEKHWWPQAEALVGFFHAWQMSSDNIFLQHTLNNWEFIRENMIDTEFGEWRWGVLNEASGTDKTIMSWEDKAGLWKCPYHNGRACMELMKRIDGMVKS
- a CDS encoding glycoside hydrolase family 130 protein, whose product is MYKAFLKRLEQLESSYEQLIRVPNEAMESFNGIYRRYRHAVLTHQHTPIFWRYDLNYGTNPHLMERFGINAVFNAGAIKWKGKYMVIARVEGLDRKSFFAVAESDNGIDGFRFWDYPIQMPETEIPDTNIYDMRVVQHEDGWVYGIFCTERRDPRAPEADQSAAIAQCGIARTKDLVNWERLPDLQTPSPQQRNVVLHPELVNGQYAFYTRPQDGFINAGSGGGIGFGLSKTIEQAIITEEVVIDQKRYHTVYEAKNGLGPEPLKTSAGWLHMAHGVRHTAAGLRYVLYLFMTDLQDITKVIYKPAGYFMAPEGEERVGDVSNVLFCNGWIADEDGKVFIYYASSDTRLHVATSTIEQLTDYVMHTPPDGLRSASSAETLVHIIEGNQSYLDQQSDGVTLDREGTAGKIP
- a CDS encoding sodium:solute symporter family protein, whose product is MKLTVLDISIIVAYLVTMVVIGWVLRKKARTNKENYLMGGKKLPWYMLGLSDASDMFDISGTMWMVALCFVYGMKSLWIPWLWPVFNQVFMMMFLSKWLRRSNATTGAEWLATRFGSSGKGVRGSHNITVAFALLSCFGFLAYGFVGLGKFIEIFVPWDLVKDYVPFAISREFVPHFYGIIFTLFAMFYSILGGMHSIVLGDVIKYCVMTVACISIAVIAMIHLHGKTLTVPAGWETPAFGWKLDLDWRQIIPDANKKISEDGFGLFGIFFMMMLFKGVLASLAGPAPNYDMQKVLSTRSPREASKMSGFVSIILLPIRYSMIIGLTVLALLYYHQLDLGDTAGGTDFEKVLPATINAFLPVGILGLVLTGLLGAFMGTFSGTLNAAQAYIVNDIYLKYVDPQAPNKRVISMNYLAGIVVVTIGVALGFFAKNVNSVLQWIVGGLYGGYIAANMLKWYWWRFNAHGFFWGMTSGIVAALIFPKLVGGLDLYYWPWLFVISLAGSIVGTYTAPATDMEILKTFYRTVKPWGFWQPVHALVVAADPAFVPNRRFKLDMFNVVLGIVAQCCLTLLPMYIVLWLKLPLLITIGILLVIVLILKRTWWDKLED